The proteins below come from a single Polynucleobacter necessarius genomic window:
- the prmC gene encoding peptide chain release factor N(5)-glutamine methyltransferase, with amino-acid sequence MSLRSLLGSTALPRNEAHILMAHVLDKHYQLPRSAIISRDELELHALAIENWYSLESKRLSGEPVAYLIGKRDFHNIELTVAPGVLIPRPETELLVDIALQEIKCIENLEGCLRILDLGTGSGAIALAIAHELPNVQVIATDQSSTALEIAKANAKKLGLDSRVKFLQGDWYHALDIVDFFDVILSNPPYIAAQDPHLAQGDLRYEPISALTDHADGLSCLQAIIRGASSHLNPKGLIAVEHGFDQSEAVADIEKFAEFTDIHIHQDLAGHHRVISARK; translated from the coding sequence TTGAGTCTGCGATCCCTACTGGGCAGCACAGCGCTTCCTCGTAACGAAGCTCATATCTTGATGGCGCACGTACTTGATAAACACTACCAGCTACCTCGATCAGCAATTATCTCTCGCGATGAATTGGAGCTCCACGCCCTAGCAATAGAAAATTGGTATTCGCTTGAATCCAAGAGGTTATCGGGCGAGCCAGTCGCCTATCTCATTGGCAAGAGAGATTTTCACAATATTGAACTTACGGTAGCGCCCGGCGTCTTGATACCGCGCCCTGAAACAGAATTACTTGTTGATATAGCCCTTCAAGAGATCAAATGTATTGAAAATTTAGAAGGCTGTCTAAGGATTTTGGATCTCGGCACTGGGTCTGGGGCAATAGCATTGGCAATTGCCCATGAGCTGCCTAATGTGCAAGTGATTGCTACCGACCAATCCTCTACTGCCTTGGAGATTGCCAAGGCTAATGCCAAAAAACTGGGTCTTGATTCTCGTGTGAAATTTTTGCAAGGAGATTGGTACCATGCCTTGGATATTGTAGATTTTTTTGATGTCATTCTAAGTAACCCTCCTTACATCGCCGCTCAAGACCCTCACCTTGCACAGGGTGATCTTCGCTATGAGCCTATTTCTGCACTAACAGATCATGCCGATGGCCTAAGTTGTCTTCAGGCGATTATTCGGGGGGCTTCTAGCCACCTTAATCCCAAAGGCCTAATTGCGGTAGAACATGGATTTGATCAATCGGAAGCGGTCGCTGATATAGAAAAATTTGCCGAA
- the prfA gene encoding peptide chain release factor 1, whose amino-acid sequence MKPSMRAKLEHLDTRLAELNSLLASEEATKDMDAYRKLTREHSDIANVVEQFGLYKQAEADAQAAEEMRKDPEMKEFADEEQKQAHATMEELEGTLQKLLLPKDENDERNVFLEIRAGTGGDESALFAGDLLRMYTRFAERQEWKVEVVSAAESDLGGYKEVVLRLVGQSVYSRLKFESGGHRIQRVPETETQGRIHTSACTVAVMPEADELEAVKINPAELRIDTFRASGAGGQHINKTDSAVRITHLPTGTVVECQDDRSQHRNREQAMKVLVSRIMDAREREKHQREAQTRKSLIGSGDRSDRIRTYNFPQGRITDHRINLTLYKIDAMMDGDLDDLCNALAFEHQAELLAALGDN is encoded by the coding sequence ATGAAGCCCAGCATGCGGGCTAAGCTGGAACATCTAGACACGCGCTTAGCCGAACTTAACTCCCTTTTAGCCTCCGAGGAAGCAACCAAAGATATGGATGCTTATCGGAAGCTAACGCGCGAACACTCCGATATCGCAAACGTTGTCGAACAATTTGGCTTGTACAAGCAAGCTGAAGCGGATGCTCAAGCTGCCGAAGAAATGCGCAAAGATCCTGAGATGAAAGAGTTTGCTGATGAAGAGCAGAAGCAAGCACATGCAACTATGGAAGAGCTTGAGGGTACGCTCCAAAAACTTTTACTACCCAAAGATGAGAATGATGAACGCAATGTGTTCTTAGAAATTCGGGCGGGTACTGGCGGTGACGAGAGCGCATTATTTGCTGGGGATCTATTACGTATGTACACCCGCTTTGCCGAACGTCAGGAATGGAAAGTGGAAGTCGTTAGCGCGGCTGAATCTGACTTGGGTGGCTATAAAGAGGTTGTCCTGCGTTTGGTGGGTCAATCCGTCTACTCACGCTTGAAATTTGAATCTGGCGGTCATCGCATCCAACGCGTTCCTGAGACCGAGACTCAAGGACGCATTCATACTTCAGCCTGCACAGTAGCAGTCATGCCAGAAGCCGATGAATTAGAAGCCGTGAAAATTAATCCAGCAGAATTGCGTATTGATACCTTCAGAGCCTCAGGCGCTGGCGGACAACATATCAATAAGACAGATTCTGCCGTTCGTATCACACACTTACCCACAGGCACGGTAGTGGAGTGTCAGGATGACCGTAGCCAACACCGTAACCGCGAACAAGCAATGAAAGTATTGGTCTCACGCATCATGGATGCCCGTGAACGTGAAAAGCATCAACGCGAAGCGCAAACACGAAAATCCCTGATTGGCTCAGGTGATCGTAGCGATCGCATTCGGACCTATAACTTCCCACAAGGTCGCATCACCGATCACCGCATTAATCTTACCCTGTATAAAATTGATGCCATGATGGATGGTGATCTCGATGATCTCTGTAATGCCCTTGCATTTGAACATCAAGCCGAATTACTCGCAGCACTTGGTGACAATTAA
- the hemA gene encoding glutamyl-tRNA reductase, whose translation MKLLTLGINHHTAPVAIREKVAFDPEFLQEALHDLRQHLLGANQAGLPEATILSTCNRTEVYCAANDANAADILHEATFDWLAKTQQLAPSSLEPHIYSLPQSEAVRHAFRVACGLDSMVIGETQILGQMKDAVRTANDAGVLGTYLNQLFQKTFAVAKGVRGSTEIGAHSISMAAASVRLSERIFEKISDQKILFIGAGEMITLCATHFVARKPKNVAIANRTIERGQELADSIAAQDIQAESFKLSELPGRLHEFDIIVSSTASSLPIIGFGLVESALKLRRHKPMVMIDLAVPRDFEPEIARLDDVYLYTVDDLGVMIQTGTSLRQAAVSQAEAIIEDRVGNFMHWMQGRNAVPLIQDIQQQGEHLRQLELERAMKRLMRGDDPQEVLNAMAQGLTNKFLHGSLHALQHSNGAERDALIKLLPKLFASHTKPEDH comes from the coding sequence ATGAAGTTGTTGACACTCGGCATCAATCATCACACAGCGCCGGTCGCCATTCGGGAGAAGGTCGCCTTCGATCCTGAATTTCTTCAAGAAGCGTTGCACGATCTGCGCCAACATTTATTGGGCGCGAATCAGGCTGGGCTGCCTGAAGCCACTATTTTGTCAACCTGCAATCGCACTGAAGTCTATTGCGCAGCAAATGATGCCAATGCTGCAGATATTCTGCATGAGGCAACTTTTGATTGGCTGGCCAAAACTCAACAGCTTGCCCCCAGCAGTCTCGAACCACACATTTACTCTTTGCCTCAATCAGAGGCTGTTCGCCATGCTTTCAGGGTTGCGTGCGGCCTCGACTCAATGGTGATTGGCGAAACCCAAATTTTGGGTCAAATGAAAGATGCGGTTCGTACCGCAAATGATGCAGGCGTTTTGGGAACCTATCTCAACCAGCTATTTCAAAAAACATTTGCTGTTGCTAAAGGGGTTCGTGGCTCTACCGAGATTGGCGCACACTCTATTTCGATGGCCGCAGCCTCTGTAAGACTCTCCGAACGAATTTTTGAGAAGATATCTGATCAGAAAATATTATTCATAGGCGCTGGTGAAATGATCACCTTATGCGCAACCCACTTTGTAGCACGCAAACCTAAAAATGTTGCCATAGCAAACCGCACTATTGAACGCGGTCAAGAATTGGCTGATTCCATCGCAGCACAAGATATACAAGCAGAGTCCTTTAAGCTCTCAGAACTTCCTGGTCGCTTACATGAATTTGACATCATTGTTTCTAGCACCGCCTCTTCCCTTCCCATCATTGGTTTTGGCTTAGTCGAAAGCGCCCTAAAACTGCGCCGGCACAAGCCGATGGTGATGATTGATCTAGCGGTTCCCCGAGACTTTGAGCCTGAGATAGCAAGGCTCGATGACGTATACCTCTACACGGTTGATGATCTAGGAGTCATGATTCAAACTGGCACGAGCTTGCGCCAAGCTGCTGTGAGCCAAGCAGAGGCGATTATTGAGGATCGAGTTGGCAACTTTATGCACTGGATGCAAGGGCGTAATGCCGTGCCTTTGATTCAGGATATTCAACAACAAGGTGAGCACTTAAGACAGCTCGAACTTGAACGCGCAATGAAACGCTTGATGCGTGGAGATGATCCACAAGAAGTGCTAAACGCAATGGCACAAGGCTTAACTAATAAATTTTTACATGGCTCACTCCATGCTTTGCAACATTCCAACGGTGCCGAGCGCGACGCCTTGATCAAGTTGCTACCCAAATTATTCGCCTCACACACCAAACCTGAAGATCATTAG
- a CDS encoding uracil-DNA glycosylase, translated as MPPFSKDAIPQDWRNLLGDYFESSSWKTLEGNIQSILASEFNSVRPDPQHFFRAFELTPVESVKAIILGQDPYHSPGLAQGLAFSIPSNIPVNSRAFPSSLRNISKALELEGFGKLPNGDLHDWAKQGVLLLNTALSVKLGEAGSHANIGWKSLINLLISDLAKRNSNLVWMLWGGHAQSKLPLIDTGKDSLILQSSHPSGLGVYKTDKPFLVPGGKESCNHFTKTNAWLAGHGLEPIQWIRTAQDSNQTHQADLFR; from the coding sequence ATGCCCCCGTTCTCCAAAGATGCTATACCTCAAGATTGGCGCAACCTGTTGGGCGATTATTTTGAATCGTCCTCTTGGAAAACGCTAGAAGGCAATATTCAGTCTATCTTAGCGAGCGAATTTAATAGCGTTCGCCCAGACCCCCAACATTTTTTTAGGGCTTTTGAGTTAACACCAGTTGAAAGCGTCAAAGCGATCATTCTTGGACAAGATCCGTATCACTCACCAGGGCTTGCGCAAGGTCTTGCTTTCTCGATTCCGAGCAATATCCCCGTCAATTCAAGAGCGTTCCCAAGCTCTCTTCGCAATATCAGCAAAGCACTCGAACTAGAAGGATTTGGAAAGCTGCCAAATGGCGATTTGCATGATTGGGCAAAACAAGGAGTGCTTCTACTCAACACCGCACTCAGCGTCAAACTTGGGGAAGCAGGCAGTCATGCGAATATAGGCTGGAAGAGCCTTATCAATTTGTTGATTTCTGACTTAGCCAAGAGAAATTCCAATTTAGTGTGGATGCTTTGGGGAGGCCACGCTCAATCCAAGCTTCCACTCATCGATACTGGAAAAGATTCATTGATTTTGCAATCGTCCCATCCATCAGGCCTAGGGGTTTACAAAACTGACAAACCTTTTTTAGTGCCGGGCGGTAAAGAAAGCTGTAATCACTTCACCAAAACAAATGCTTGGTTAGCAGGCCATGGACTAGAGCCCATTCAGTGGATTAGAACTGCCCAAGACTCCAACCAGACTCACCAGGCAGATCTATTTCGCTAG
- a CDS encoding PDZ domain-containing protein, whose amino-acid sequence MKLKHQTKLEKVKLQFGMRHIDSNGWLKITHILDGGAAQAAGLAAGDLLASINGQRITSARFDKVLNSLTKNQDISPTFYRDDLEHERILMLLPSQLPKQYDLTTAKSGNT is encoded by the coding sequence GTGAAATTAAAGCATCAGACCAAACTCGAGAAAGTAAAACTACAGTTCGGTATGCGCCATATTGATTCAAATGGATGGCTCAAGATTACCCATATTTTGGATGGAGGAGCCGCACAAGCAGCAGGCTTAGCGGCAGGCGATTTACTAGCGAGCATTAATGGCCAGCGCATTACCAGCGCACGGTTTGATAAGGTACTCAATAGCCTTACTAAAAATCAAGATATCAGCCCAACCTTTTATCGTGACGATCTTGAACATGAGCGTATTTTGATGCTCTTACCGTCTCAACTGCCAAAGCAATACGATCTGACCACTGCAAAGTCTGGCAACACGTAA